A single window of Pseudomonas lutea DNA harbors:
- the nfuA gene encoding Fe-S biogenesis protein NfuA has product MTAITITDAAHDYLADLLEKQNTPGIGIRVFITQPGTQYAETCIAYCKPGEEKPEDTAIGLKSFTAWIDAFSEAFLDDAVVDYATDRMGGQLTIKAPNAKVPMVNADSPINERINYYLQTEINPGLASHGGQVTLIEVVEEDDANVAILQFGGGCQGCGQADVTLKEGIERTLLERIPELTGVRDVTDHTQKENAYY; this is encoded by the coding sequence ATGACCGCTATTACGATTACTGATGCCGCCCACGATTACCTGGCCGATCTGCTTGAAAAGCAGAACACCCCGGGCATCGGCATCCGCGTGTTTATTACCCAGCCTGGCACCCAATACGCTGAAACCTGCATTGCCTATTGCAAGCCGGGTGAAGAAAAACCTGAAGACACGGCCATCGGCCTGAAGAGCTTTACCGCGTGGATCGACGCGTTCAGTGAAGCGTTTCTGGACGACGCGGTTGTCGACTACGCCACTGATCGCATGGGCGGCCAGCTGACCATCAAGGCGCCAAACGCCAAAGTCCCGATGGTCAATGCCGACAGCCCGATCAACGAGCGCATCAATTATTACCTGCAAACCGAGATCAATCCGGGTCTGGCCAGCCATGGCGGGCAGGTCACCCTGATCGAAGTGGTGGAAGAAGACGACGCCAATGTCGCGATTCTTCAATTCGGTGGCGGTTGCCAGGGCTGCGGCCAGGCCGACGTGACGCTCAAGGAAGGTATCGAGCGCACCCTGCTGGAACGCATACCCGAGTTGACCGGCGTACGCGACGTGACCGACCACACGCAGAAAGAAAACGCGTATTACTGA
- a CDS encoding CbtB domain-containing protein, translated as MSISTPRPTATTAPAPATTVTATQSQRLVAAAGAMLLGAFLVYFAGFSHIDAVHNAAHDTRHSSAFPCH; from the coding sequence ATGTCCATCAGTACACCCCGCCCGACTGCAACAACCGCTCCTGCCCCGGCAACAACCGTCACGGCTACGCAAAGCCAGCGTCTCGTCGCCGCCGCGGGCGCGATGCTGCTCGGCGCGTTCCTGGTCTATTTCGCCGGCTTCTCTCATATCGATGCCGTGCATAACGCTGCTCACGACACCCGCCACAGCTCTGCTTTCCCTTGCCATTGA
- the cobM gene encoding precorrin-4 C(11)-methyltransferase: protein MTVYFIGAGPGDPDLITVKGQRLIRTCPVIIYAGSLVPEAVLEGHQAVQVTNSASLHLEQIIDLMKSAHAQGQDVARVHSGDPSLYGAIGEQIRCLRDLQIPFEIIPGVTATAACAALLGTELTLPDISQTVILTRYADKTDMPDGESLGELARHCATMAIHLGVNNLGKIVAELTPHYGTDCPIAVVHRASWPDQDWVTGTLADIEEKVRVKGFRRTALILVGRVLDNDVFSESSLYQAGHAHLFRP from the coding sequence ATGACCGTTTATTTCATCGGCGCCGGCCCCGGCGACCCGGACCTGATCACTGTCAAAGGCCAGCGGCTGATTCGTACTTGCCCGGTGATTATCTATGCAGGCTCGCTGGTGCCCGAAGCGGTGCTGGAGGGGCATCAGGCCGTTCAGGTGACCAACAGCGCCTCGCTGCATCTGGAGCAGATCATCGATTTGATGAAATCTGCTCATGCACAAGGTCAGGATGTTGCGCGTGTCCATTCTGGCGACCCCAGCCTCTATGGCGCCATCGGCGAACAGATCCGCTGCCTGCGCGACTTGCAGATCCCCTTCGAGATCATTCCCGGCGTCACCGCCACCGCTGCGTGCGCTGCCCTGCTGGGCACCGAGCTGACGCTGCCGGACATTTCCCAGACCGTGATTCTGACCCGCTACGCCGACAAGACCGACATGCCCGACGGTGAATCCCTCGGCGAGCTGGCACGCCATTGCGCGACCATGGCGATTCATCTGGGGGTAAATAACCTGGGCAAGATCGTCGCAGAACTGACCCCCCACTACGGCACGGACTGCCCGATTGCCGTGGTGCATAGGGCCAGCTGGCCGGATCAGGACTGGGTTACCGGGACCCTGGCGGATATTGAGGAAAAGGTCCGCGTCAAAGGCTTCCGACGCACCGCGCTGATTCTCGTGGGCCGGGTTTTGGACAATGACGTCTTCAGCGAGTCATCGCTGTACCAGGCTGGGCATGCTCACCTGTTCAGGCCGTAA
- a CDS encoding acyltransferase family protein produces MLISVQALRALAAWAVVCHHFMQIFFDFHPSGPVGRFFTEKGAVGVDIFFVISGLVIYLSTVDRDIPAGRFMLNRVIRIVPAYWLYTLVMGLLVVVAQPLLPHQVVDWQSFILSLLFIPSENPGGYGLYPTLNVGWTLNYEMLFYVLFSLVFLFQQRLRPLILGAALFAITDVLGRSGLVSRFYANDIVYEFLLGIFVGIVYRRGWIGERLWLPLLAIGAALFAIDNLQPAPRIINWGLPSAVIVVACISLEPYLRNYRLLKVMGDCSYSVYLLHVLVLYAGWLASERYGLNPYGVFAVCVPVIALGAWLSYEWIEKGLYRRMKGWLDERRANRDAALS; encoded by the coding sequence ATGTTGATTTCGGTTCAAGCCCTGCGGGCACTCGCCGCATGGGCCGTTGTGTGTCACCACTTCATGCAGATTTTTTTCGACTTCCATCCGAGTGGGCCTGTCGGCCGCTTTTTCACTGAGAAAGGCGCCGTGGGCGTCGACATCTTTTTCGTCATCAGCGGTCTGGTCATCTACCTGTCAACGGTCGACCGGGACATTCCGGCCGGTCGATTCATGCTCAACCGCGTCATCCGCATCGTTCCGGCCTATTGGCTTTACACGCTGGTGATGGGCCTGCTGGTTGTGGTGGCCCAACCATTGCTGCCGCACCAGGTGGTCGACTGGCAAAGCTTCATCCTGTCGCTGCTGTTTATCCCGTCAGAAAACCCGGGCGGTTACGGCCTCTATCCCACTCTCAATGTCGGGTGGACTCTTAACTATGAAATGCTCTTCTACGTGCTGTTCTCGCTGGTCTTCCTGTTTCAGCAACGACTGCGACCACTGATTCTTGGCGCGGCGCTGTTCGCCATCACCGATGTGTTGGGCCGCTCAGGACTGGTCAGTCGGTTCTACGCCAATGACATCGTGTATGAGTTCCTGCTCGGCATCTTCGTGGGCATCGTGTACCGCCGCGGATGGATCGGCGAGCGGCTGTGGCTGCCATTGCTGGCGATCGGCGCTGCGTTGTTCGCCATTGATAACCTGCAACCGGCGCCGCGCATCATTAACTGGGGGCTGCCGAGCGCGGTAATCGTTGTGGCATGTATTTCTCTCGAACCCTATCTGCGCAACTACCGCCTGCTCAAAGTCATGGGCGATTGTTCCTACTCGGTGTACCTGCTCCACGTGCTGGTGCTGTATGCCGGCTGGCTGGCCAGCGAACGCTATGGTCTTAACCCGTATGGAGTTTTCGCGGTCTGTGTGCCGGTCATCGCGCTGGGTGCATGGCTGAGCTACGAATGGATCGAGAAGGGCTTGTATCGACGCATGAAGGGCTGGCTCGACGAGAGAAGGGCGAACCGGGACGCAGCGTTGTCCTGA
- a CDS encoding cobalamin biosynthesis protein, with protein sequence MSPAGDRQRGARPVRVVGLGCQRGCSASALRQLMEACLSEHGLALRDVTALASIDTKADEPGLRELADALQLTVAFFSASDLAAYEPSLTHRSDIAFERTGCYGVAESAALAMAERLSGFPATLIIPRRKGAQATFALAGQSPEDWV encoded by the coding sequence GTGAGTCCGGCGGGCGACAGACAGCGGGGGGCTCGGCCGGTGCGGGTGGTGGGTCTGGGCTGTCAGCGCGGCTGTTCGGCATCGGCACTGCGGCAGTTGATGGAGGCGTGTTTGAGCGAACATGGGCTTGCGTTGCGCGATGTCACCGCCCTCGCCTCCATCGACACCAAAGCCGATGAGCCTGGCCTTCGCGAACTGGCTGACGCACTGCAGTTAACGGTCGCGTTTTTCAGCGCCAGCGACCTTGCTGCTTACGAGCCCTCGCTGACTCATCGCTCGGACATCGCCTTTGAACGCACCGGTTGCTACGGCGTGGCGGAAAGCGCTGCGCTGGCAATGGCGGAGCGGTTGTCAGGCTTCCCAGCGACGCTGATTATCCCGCGCCGTAAAGGCGCGCAAGCGACGTTCGCATTGGCGGGCCAAAGCCCGGAGGACTGGGTTTAG
- the metH gene encoding methionine synthase encodes MSDRNARLQALQQALQQRILILDGGMGTMIQSYRLEEEDYRGKRFADWPSDVKGNNDLLILTRPDVIGAIEKEYLDAGADILETNTFNATQVSQADYGMEALVYELNVEGARLARQVADAKTLETPDKPRFVAGVLGPTSRTCSLSPDVNNPGYRNVTFDELVENYTEATKGLIEGGADMILIETIFDTLNAKAAIFAVQGVFDELGFELPIMISGTITDASGRTLSGQTTEAFWNSVRHAKPISVGLNCALGASELRPYLEELSNKAETHVSAHPNAGLPNEFGEYDEAPAEMAKVVEEFAQSGFLNIVGGCCGTTPAHIKAIANAVAPYAPRPIPDIPKACRLSGLEPFTIDRSSLFVNVGERTNITGSARFARLIREDNYTEALEVALQQVEAGAQVIDINMDEGMLDSKKAMVTFLNLIAGEPDISRVPIMIDSSKWEVIEAGLKCIQGKGIVNSISMKEGVEQFIHHARLCKRYGAAVVVMAFDEAGQADTEARKKEICKRSYDILVNEVGFPPEDIIFDPNIFAIATGIEEHNNYAVDFINACAYIRDELPYALTSGGVSNVSFSFRGNNPVREAIHSVFLLHAIRNGLTMGIVNAGQLEIYDQIPAELREAVEDVVLNRNPDGTDALLAIADKYKGDGSVKEAETEEWRGWEVNERLKHALVKGITTHIVEDTELSRQSFKRPIEVIEGPLMAGMNVVGDLFGSGKMFLPQVVKSARVMKQAVAHLIPFIEAEKGDKPEAKGKILMATVKGDVHDIGKNIVGVVLGCNGYDIVDLGVMVPAEKILQVAREQKCDIIGLSGLITPSLDEMVHVAREMQRQDFHLPLMIGGATTSKAHTAVKIEPKYSNDAVIYVTDASRAVGVATQLLSKELKAGFIEKTRAEYVEVRERTSARSARTERLSYGAAIAKKPQFDWTTYAPVKPTFTGVKVLEDIDLNVLVDYIDWTPFFISWDLAGKYPRILTDEVVGEAATSLFKDAQEMLHKLIDEKLIRSRAVFGFWPANQVDHDDIQLFDDNGAPLAKLHHLRQQIIKTDGKPNFSLADFVAPSGSGVTDYVGGFITTAGIGAEEVSKAYQDKGDDYNAIMVKALADRLAEACAEWLHQQVRKEYWGYAHDEQLGNDELIKEQYTGIRPAPGYPACPDHTEKGVLFDLLDPTQGEGKPGVSGVFLTEHYAMFPAAAVSGWYFAHPQAQYFAVGKVDKDQVESYTARKQQDLRVTERWLAPNLGYDE; translated from the coding sequence ATGTCAGATCGCAACGCGCGTCTTCAAGCACTTCAGCAGGCTCTTCAACAGCGGATCCTGATTCTCGACGGCGGCATGGGCACGATGATCCAGAGCTATCGGCTGGAGGAAGAAGACTACCGTGGCAAGCGCTTCGCCGACTGGCCCAGCGACGTCAAAGGCAACAACGACCTGCTGATCCTGACCCGACCGGACGTGATCGGCGCGATCGAGAAGGAATACCTGGACGCCGGCGCTGACATCCTCGAAACCAACACCTTCAACGCCACTCAAGTGTCCCAGGCCGACTACGGCATGGAAGCGCTGGTGTACGAGCTGAACGTCGAAGGCGCGCGACTGGCGCGTCAGGTGGCCGATGCCAAGACCCTGGAAACCCCCGACAAGCCGCGTTTTGTCGCCGGCGTGCTGGGTCCGACCAGCCGCACCTGCTCGCTGTCGCCGGACGTCAACAACCCTGGCTACCGCAACGTCACGTTCGATGAACTGGTGGAGAACTACACCGAGGCCACCAAAGGCCTGATCGAAGGCGGTGCGGACATGATCCTCATCGAAACCATTTTCGACACCCTCAACGCGAAAGCGGCGATCTTTGCCGTTCAGGGCGTTTTCGACGAGCTGGGCTTCGAGCTGCCAATCATGATTTCCGGCACCATCACCGACGCTTCGGGCCGCACCCTGTCGGGCCAGACCACCGAAGCATTCTGGAACTCGGTGCGCCACGCCAAGCCGATTTCCGTGGGCCTCAACTGCGCGCTGGGCGCCAGCGAACTGCGCCCGTACCTGGAAGAGCTGTCCAATAAAGCTGAAACCCATGTTTCCGCACACCCTAACGCCGGCCTGCCAAACGAGTTCGGTGAATACGACGAAGCCCCGGCCGAGATGGCGAAGGTGGTGGAAGAGTTCGCTCAGAGCGGCTTTTTAAACATCGTGGGGGGTTGCTGCGGCACCACGCCGGCGCACATCAAGGCCATCGCCAACGCCGTTGCACCCTATGCGCCGCGCCCGATCCCGGACATTCCCAAGGCCTGCCGTTTGTCCGGCCTGGAGCCGTTCACCATTGATCGCAGCTCGCTGTTCGTCAACGTCGGCGAGCGCACCAACATTACCGGTTCCGCCCGCTTCGCCCGCCTGATCCGTGAAGACAATTACACCGAGGCCCTGGAAGTCGCCCTGCAGCAGGTCGAAGCCGGCGCGCAGGTGATCGACATCAACATGGACGAGGGCATGCTGGATTCGAAGAAGGCCATGGTGACCTTCCTCAACCTGATCGCCGGTGAACCTGACATCTCCCGCGTGCCGATCATGATCGACTCCTCGAAGTGGGAAGTCATCGAAGCCGGCCTCAAGTGCATCCAGGGCAAGGGCATCGTCAACTCGATCAGCATGAAAGAAGGCGTCGAGCAGTTCATTCACCACGCCAGACTGTGCAAGCGCTATGGCGCAGCCGTGGTGGTCATGGCGTTCGACGAAGCCGGCCAGGCCGACACCGAAGCGCGCAAGAAGGAAATCTGCAAGCGCTCCTACGACATCCTGGTCAACGAAGTGGGCTTCCCGCCGGAAGACATCATCTTCGACCCGAACATCTTCGCCATCGCCACCGGCATCGAAGAGCACAACAACTACGCCGTGGACTTCATCAATGCTTGCGCCTACATCCGCGACGAGCTGCCGTATGCGCTGACCTCGGGCGGCGTGTCCAACGTGTCGTTCTCGTTCCGCGGCAACAACCCGGTGCGTGAGGCGATTCACTCGGTGTTCCTGCTGCACGCGATCCGCAACGGCTTGACCATGGGCATCGTCAACGCGGGCCAGCTTGAGATCTACGACCAGATACCGGCGGAACTGCGCGAAGCGGTGGAAGACGTGGTGCTCAACCGCAACCCGGACGGCACCGACGCGCTGCTGGCCATCGCCGACAAGTACAAGGGCGACGGCTCGGTCAAGGAAGCGGAAACCGAAGAATGGCGCGGCTGGGAAGTCAACGAGCGGCTCAAGCACGCACTGGTCAAGGGCATCACCACCCACATCGTCGAAGACACCGAGCTGTCGCGCCAATCGTTCAAGCGCCCGATCGAAGTCATTGAAGGCCCGCTGATGGCGGGGATGAACGTGGTCGGCGACCTGTTCGGCTCGGGCAAGATGTTCCTGCCGCAAGTGGTTAAATCGGCCCGTGTGATGAAACAGGCCGTGGCGCATTTGATTCCGTTCATCGAAGCGGAAAAAGGCGACAAGCCGGAAGCCAAGGGCAAGATACTCATGGCGACCGTCAAGGGCGACGTCCACGACATCGGCAAGAACATCGTGGGTGTGGTGCTGGGCTGCAACGGCTACGACATCGTTGACTTGGGCGTGATGGTGCCGGCAGAGAAGATTCTGCAAGTCGCCCGCGAGCAAAAGTGCGACATCATCGGGCTGTCCGGCTTGATCACGCCGTCGCTGGACGAAATGGTTCACGTGGCCCGCGAGATGCAACGTCAGGATTTTCACTTGCCGTTGATGATCGGTGGCGCCACCACGTCCAAGGCCCACACCGCGGTGAAGATCGAGCCCAAGTACAGCAATGACGCGGTGATCTACGTCACCGATGCGTCCCGCGCCGTGGGGGTGGCCACGCAGTTGCTGTCTAAGGAACTGAAAGCCGGTTTCATCGAAAAGACCCGCGCCGAATACGTCGAGGTACGCGAGCGCACTTCGGCCCGCAGCGCCCGCACCGAGCGCTTGAGCTACGGCGCGGCCATCGCCAAAAAACCGCAGTTCGACTGGACCACTTACGCGCCGGTAAAGCCGACGTTTACTGGCGTAAAAGTGCTGGAAGACATCGACCTCAACGTGCTGGTGGATTACATCGACTGGACGCCGTTCTTTATTTCCTGGGACCTGGCCGGCAAATACCCGCGCATCCTCACCGATGAAGTCGTGGGCGAAGCCGCCACTTCACTGTTCAAGGACGCGCAAGAAATGCTGCACAAGCTGATCGACGAGAAGCTTATCCGCAGCCGCGCGGTGTTCGGCTTCTGGCCCGCCAACCAGGTCGATCACGACGACATTCAGCTGTTCGACGACAACGGCGCGCCGTTGGCCAAACTGCATCACCTGCGTCAGCAGATCATCAAGACCGACGGCAAGCCGAACTTCTCACTGGCCGACTTCGTTGCGCCTTCGGGCAGCGGCGTGACCGATTACGTGGGTGGCTTCATCACCACCGCAGGCATTGGCGCCGAGGAAGTCTCGAAGGCGTATCAGGACAAGGGCGACGATTACAACGCCATCATGGTCAAGGCCCTCGCCGACCGGCTGGCCGAAGCCTGTGCCGAATGGCTGCACCAGCAGGTGCGCAAGGAGTACTGGGGCTACGCCCACGATGAGCAGTTGGGCAACGACGAGCTGATCAAGGAGCAATACACCGGCATCCGCCCTGCCCCGGGCTATCCGGCCTGCCCGGACCACACCGAAAAAGGTGTGCTGTTCGACCTGCTGGATCCG
- a CDS encoding CbtA family protein, with amino-acid sequence MFKRIAQTAGFTGLLAALLLTLLQSFWVAPLILQAETWEKPAAVQAHEHADGTSAGHVHDAEAWEPENGWQRVLSTAGGNLVVAVGFALMLAALYTLRAPASAREGVLWGLAGYAVFVVAPTLGLPPELPGTVAADLTQRQIWWVSTAASTAVGLALMVFARHWLLKALGALILVVPHLVGAPQPAVHSALALEALQTQFKLASLLTNAAFWVALGWISAWLFRRSEPGATHSGLNPAL; translated from the coding sequence ATGTTCAAACGAATCGCGCAAACAGCCGGATTCACCGGGCTGCTGGCGGCCCTGCTGCTGACGCTGCTGCAAAGCTTCTGGGTTGCACCGCTGATTCTGCAGGCGGAAACCTGGGAAAAGCCTGCGGCGGTCCAGGCACATGAGCACGCTGACGGCACCTCGGCCGGCCATGTTCATGACGCCGAGGCATGGGAACCGGAAAACGGCTGGCAGCGCGTGCTTTCTACCGCCGGCGGCAATCTGGTGGTGGCAGTGGGTTTTGCATTGATGCTGGCGGCGCTGTATACCCTGCGCGCGCCAGCCAGTGCTCGTGAAGGCGTCCTGTGGGGCTTGGCGGGCTACGCGGTGTTTGTGGTAGCGCCCACCCTCGGACTGCCGCCAGAGCTGCCCGGCACTGTGGCCGCGGACCTCACGCAACGGCAGATCTGGTGGGTGAGCACTGCAGCGTCCACTGCGGTCGGCCTGGCACTGATGGTGTTCGCCCGGCATTGGCTGCTCAAAGCGCTGGGCGCATTGATTCTGGTGGTGCCGCACCTCGTAGGCGCTCCCCAGCCAGCGGTGCACTCGGCCCTCGCGCTGGAAGCCCTGCAAACGCAGTTCAAGCTCGCATCGCTGCTGACCAACGCTGCGTTCTGGGTCGCGCTGGGTTGGATCAGCGCCTGGCTGTTTCGTCGCAGTGAGCCAGGCGCGACCCACAGCGGCCTGAATCCCGCCTTGTGA